The Pseudomonas sp. G2-4 genome window below encodes:
- a CDS encoding IclR family transcriptional regulator: MENPPNNGKQKVRSAEVGTDILKALAELSPSTSLSRLAEHVQMPASKVHRYLQALIASGFAEQNTATNHYGLGREALRVGLAALNGMDVLQVAALPLAELRDDLNETCFLAVWGNHGATVVRIEPAVRAVTVVTQLGSVLPLLSSSTGLVFSAYLPERETIELRVQEVNGTSSHALADDTVYAALCEQIRSRGLHHVHGLLMPGVDALSAPVFNAVGQVTAVITIVGPTSLFHADEHGPAAQRLLAATRAVSWRMGYEA; the protein is encoded by the coding sequence ATGGAAAACCCTCCCAACAACGGTAAACAGAAAGTCCGCTCGGCCGAAGTCGGCACCGACATTCTCAAGGCCCTGGCAGAACTGTCTCCCTCCACATCGCTGTCGCGCCTGGCCGAACACGTGCAAATGCCGGCAAGCAAGGTTCATCGTTACTTGCAGGCCTTGATCGCCAGCGGTTTCGCCGAACAGAACACCGCCACCAACCACTACGGCCTGGGCCGTGAGGCCTTGCGCGTGGGCCTGGCTGCGTTGAACGGCATGGACGTGTTGCAAGTGGCGGCGCTGCCTTTGGCTGAGTTGCGCGACGATCTGAACGAAACCTGTTTCCTGGCGGTGTGGGGCAATCACGGCGCGACCGTGGTGCGCATCGAACCCGCTGTGCGCGCCGTAACCGTGGTGACGCAACTGGGTTCGGTATTGCCGCTGCTTAGCTCATCTACAGGGCTGGTCTTCAGCGCCTATCTGCCAGAGCGCGAGACGATCGAGCTACGTGTCCAGGAAGTGAACGGCACCAGCAGCCATGCCCTGGCCGACGACACGGTCTATGCCGCCCTCTGCGAGCAGATCCGCAGTCGCGGCCTGCATCACGTGCATGGCTTGCTGATGCCGGGGGTGGATGCCTTGTCCGCCCCGGTATTCAATGCCGTCGGCCAAGTGACCGCAGTCATCACCATCGTTGGCCCGACCTCGCTGTTTCATGCCGACGAGCACGGCCCGGCGGCGCAACGCCTGCTGGCGGCGACCCGGGCTGTGAGTTGGCGAATGGGCTATGAGGCGTGA
- a CDS encoding LuxR C-terminal-related transcriptional regulator, protein MTAMTPCPDRPGLLPRLSSTHVPRRSLSEPLLTSEARVKLLCAPAGSGKSALFAECFLQAPAECRLHWLPLGGAALSVVQMCEHLAQTLGLPMMDEAGLMAHLARLQTPTWLFLDDYCRVANPELDQWLDRLLNVSSPALHVWLNSRRRPHCNWPRLLLDDELHEFDTQALVFTLDDVQQLLSHLPAPQATRTAREVIQRSGGWCAGVRIALLERCEWARHHASPGRPGTLLDYLEYELFSTLTPDLAQAWRVLAHLPRFNARLCEHLFGDTVGAECLPLLLDLGCFIEPWEQSSDWLHIFPPLACLVRDEPWPQGRSWHRRACQWFAAEQDWQMAFEQAMQAGEFDAAVSFLQHLSFEHVLQRSNVELLLSLHDQQGEALTLGTPQSVGLVTAALLFAGRFEQASACIEQLVRFVPQPQVCLQRQVVARWQVLRGWLLHLSGDGDQAREHFLQAQASLDPDAWSLRLLCLRGLTQQALLEGELASAQRINRLALCLARAQGSLVFEGLLELDHAQVLEQRGAPHRADHLLSAVQALLDKPGQDFSALLGRIALRRGRLALRMGLDELAAEQFQMGLETGLHSQDKQVLYGFLGKASLAANQGDYGEAFMQLRDAERIMQQRHIPDTVYRGVLLQTSCQFWLQQGRPELAHEALTRVLRHFRGPQAKHAPPATLELIPRLEYLLVLTEVYLHRAQDPQARLEAMITQAQCLEMHGLETELQLALAEVAWLSVDRSQVRTLVQEGLKRVACYRAQQALCELRLRQPDLLRWAQSAEPIELPATGAEETLLSHRELEVLQLIAQGHSNQQIAEQLFISLHTVKTHARRIHSKLGVQRRTQAVAKAKVMGVMV, encoded by the coding sequence ATGACCGCCATGACTCCGTGTCCGGACCGTCCTGGATTGCTGCCTCGCCTGTCCTCGACGCATGTACCGCGGCGGTCCTTGAGCGAACCCTTGCTGACCTCCGAGGCGCGGGTAAAGCTGCTGTGCGCGCCGGCGGGTAGTGGCAAGAGTGCGTTGTTCGCCGAATGTTTCCTGCAGGCCCCCGCCGAGTGTCGATTGCACTGGTTGCCCCTGGGAGGCGCGGCGCTGAGCGTCGTGCAAATGTGCGAACACCTGGCGCAAACCCTCGGGTTGCCGATGATGGATGAAGCCGGGCTGATGGCCCATCTGGCGCGTTTGCAAACACCCACCTGGTTGTTTCTGGACGATTATTGTCGGGTAGCGAATCCCGAGCTGGATCAGTGGCTCGACCGTCTGTTGAACGTCAGCAGCCCGGCGTTGCACGTGTGGTTGAATAGCCGCCGCCGTCCCCACTGCAATTGGCCGCGCCTGCTGCTCGATGACGAGCTGCACGAGTTCGACACGCAGGCGTTGGTCTTCACCCTCGACGATGTCCAGCAATTGCTCAGTCATCTGCCGGCCCCCCAGGCGACCCGCACGGCCCGCGAGGTGATACAGCGCAGCGGCGGCTGGTGCGCCGGGGTGCGCATCGCCCTGCTTGAGCGTTGTGAATGGGCGCGCCATCACGCATCGCCGGGCCGGCCAGGCACCTTACTGGACTACCTTGAATACGAGCTGTTCAGCACGCTGACTCCAGACCTGGCCCAGGCCTGGCGCGTGCTGGCCCATCTGCCGCGCTTCAATGCCCGGCTCTGCGAGCATCTGTTCGGCGATACAGTCGGCGCGGAATGCCTTCCCTTGTTGCTGGACCTGGGGTGCTTTATCGAGCCGTGGGAACAGTCCTCGGACTGGTTGCACATTTTTCCGCCCCTGGCCTGCCTGGTACGTGACGAGCCCTGGCCGCAAGGACGCTCCTGGCACCGCCGGGCCTGCCAGTGGTTCGCCGCCGAGCAGGACTGGCAAATGGCATTCGAGCAAGCCATGCAGGCCGGGGAGTTTGATGCCGCTGTCAGCTTTTTGCAGCACTTGAGCTTCGAGCATGTATTGCAGCGCAGCAACGTGGAGCTATTGCTCAGCCTGCATGATCAACAAGGGGAAGCGTTGACGCTCGGTACGCCGCAATCGGTGGGGTTGGTGACGGCGGCGTTGTTGTTCGCCGGACGTTTCGAGCAGGCGTCGGCGTGCATCGAACAACTGGTCAGGTTCGTGCCCCAGCCCCAGGTCTGTCTGCAGCGACAAGTGGTGGCGCGATGGCAGGTCCTGCGCGGGTGGCTGCTGCACCTCTCGGGAGACGGCGATCAGGCGCGCGAGCATTTCCTCCAGGCCCAGGCCAGCCTCGATCCAGATGCCTGGTCCCTGCGACTGCTGTGCTTGCGAGGGCTGACGCAGCAGGCGCTGCTCGAAGGTGAACTGGCGTCTGCCCAACGAATCAACCGCCTGGCGTTGTGCCTGGCGCGTGCCCAAGGCTCACTGGTGTTCGAAGGGCTGCTGGAGTTGGATCACGCCCAAGTGCTGGAACAACGCGGCGCGCCCCATCGGGCCGATCATCTGCTGAGCGCCGTCCAGGCCTTGCTCGATAAACCCGGCCAGGATTTTTCCGCGTTGTTGGGACGTATTGCCTTGCGACGAGGGCGCCTGGCCTTGCGCATGGGGCTTGATGAGTTGGCTGCCGAGCAATTTCAAATGGGCCTGGAAACCGGCCTGCACAGCCAGGACAAACAAGTGCTCTATGGCTTTCTCGGCAAAGCGAGCCTGGCTGCCAACCAAGGTGACTACGGCGAAGCGTTTATGCAACTGCGCGACGCCGAGCGGATCATGCAGCAGCGACACATTCCCGACACGGTGTACCGCGGCGTATTGCTGCAAACCAGTTGCCAGTTCTGGTTGCAACAAGGGCGCCCGGAGCTTGCCCATGAAGCCTTGACCCGTGTATTGCGGCATTTTCGCGGGCCGCAGGCCAAGCATGCGCCCCCCGCGACGCTGGAGTTGATTCCCCGCCTGGAATACCTGCTGGTGCTGACCGAAGTCTACTTGCATCGGGCACAAGATCCGCAGGCTCGCCTGGAAGCCATGATCACCCAGGCGCAATGCCTTGAAATGCATGGTCTGGAAACCGAATTGCAGCTGGCGCTGGCTGAAGTGGCCTGGTTGTCCGTAGACCGTTCCCAGGTTCGAACGCTGGTGCAAGAGGGGCTCAAACGCGTTGCTTGTTATCGGGCGCAGCAAGCCTTGTGCGAGTTGCGCTTGCGCCAACCTGATCTGTTGCGCTGGGCGCAGTCTGCGGAGCCCATCGAGCTGCCAGCGACTGGCGCTGAAGAGACGTTGCTCAGTCACCGCGAACTTGAAGTGCTGCAACTGATTGCACAAGGTCATTCCAATCAACAAATTGCCGAGCAACTGTTCATATCGTTGCACACGGTAAAAACCCATGCGCGGCGGATACACAGCAAGTTGGGGGTGCAGCGGCGTACTCAAGCCGTTGCGAAGGCCAAAGTCATGGGCGTGATGGTTTGA
- a CDS encoding DUF1329 domain-containing protein, with amino-acid sequence MRKMILQCGALALSLLAANVMAAVSPDEANKLGTSLTPIGAEKAGNADGSIPAWTGGIPKNAGAVDSKGFLADPFANEKPLFTITAATVDKYKDKLSEGQVAMFKRYPETYKIPVYPTHRSVSLPPEIYESAKRSALNVASINDGNGLSNFTGNRYYAFPIPKNGVEVLWNHVTRYHGGNLRRVITQVTPQTNGSFTPIRFEEEISVPFLIKDADPEKASNVLTYFKQSVTAPARLAGNVLLVHETLDQVKEPRLAWIYNAGQRRVRRAPQVAYDGPGTAADGLRTSDNFDLFSGAPDRYDWKLIGKKEMYIPYNSYKLDSPSLKYDDVIKAGHINQDLTRYELHRVWEVVGTVKASERHIYAKRHMYFDEDSWQAALVDHYDGRGQLWRVAEGHAQFYYDHQNPGYTLEALYDIIAGRYIALGMKNEEKHSYEYGFEARAADYTPAALRSTGVR; translated from the coding sequence ATGCGCAAGATGATCCTGCAATGCGGTGCCCTGGCCTTGAGCCTGCTGGCCGCGAACGTAATGGCGGCAGTCTCGCCGGATGAAGCGAACAAACTGGGCACCAGCCTCACTCCAATCGGTGCGGAAAAGGCCGGCAACGCCGACGGCTCGATCCCGGCCTGGACCGGCGGCATTCCAAAAAATGCCGGTGCAGTGGACAGCAAAGGCTTCCTGGCGGATCCGTTCGCCAATGAAAAACCGCTGTTCACCATCACCGCCGCGACCGTGGACAAGTACAAGGACAAGCTGTCCGAAGGCCAGGTCGCGATGTTCAAGCGCTACCCGGAAACCTACAAGATCCCGGTCTACCCGACCCACCGCAGCGTATCCCTGCCGCCGGAAATCTACGAGTCGGCCAAGCGTAGCGCTCTCAATGTAGCGTCCATCAACGACGGTAACGGCTTGTCCAATTTCACCGGCAACCGCTACTACGCGTTCCCGATTCCCAAGAACGGCGTGGAAGTGCTGTGGAACCACGTCACCCGCTATCACGGCGGCAACCTGCGGCGCGTCATTACCCAGGTCACCCCGCAGACCAATGGGAGTTTCACGCCGATCCGCTTCGAGGAAGAGATCTCCGTGCCGTTTCTGATCAAGGATGCCGACCCGGAAAAGGCCAGTAACGTGCTGACCTATTTCAAGCAGTCGGTCACCGCCCCGGCGCGCCTGGCCGGTAACGTATTGCTGGTGCATGAGACCCTCGATCAGGTGAAAGAGCCGCGCCTGGCCTGGATCTACAACGCCGGCCAGCGCCGTGTGCGTCGCGCCCCGCAAGTGGCTTACGACGGGCCGGGTACCGCTGCCGACGGGTTGCGCACATCCGACAACTTTGACCTGTTTTCCGGTGCGCCGGACCGCTACGACTGGAAGTTGATCGGCAAAAAGGAAATGTACATCCCGTACAACAGCTACAAGCTCGACTCGCCCAGCCTCAAGTACGACGATGTGATCAAGGCCGGCCACATCAACCAGGACCTGACTCGCTATGAGTTGCACCGGGTCTGGGAAGTGGTGGGGACGGTCAAGGCCAGCGAGCGGCACATCTACGCCAAACGCCATATGTACTTCGACGAAGACAGCTGGCAGGCCGCGCTGGTGGACCACTACGACGGTCGCGGTCAGCTGTGGCGGGTGGCCGAAGGTCATGCCCAGTTCTACTACGACCACCAGAACCCGGGCTACACCCTCGAAGCGCTCTACGACATCATCGCCGGTCGCTACATTGCCCTGGGGATGAAGAACGAAGAGAAACACAGCTACGAGTACGGTTTCGAAGCCCGGGCAGCCGACTACACGCCGGCGGCGTTGCGTTCGACCGGGGTTCGTTAA
- a CDS encoding DUF1302 domain-containing protein, with amino-acid sequence MTTITMRAIFKPQALAVAVAMGCCAQAQAVSFNIGEIEGQFDSSLSVGASWGMRDADKDLVGTVNGGTGQSSTGDDGRLNFKKGETFSKIFKGLHDLELKYGDTGVFVRGKYWYDFELKDEGREFKDISDSNRKEGAKSSGAQILDAFVYHNYSIADLPGTVRAGKQVVSWGESTFIGNSINSINPVDVSAFRRPGAEIKEGLIPVNMLFASQGLTDKLTIEGFYQLEWDQTVVDNCGTFFGNDVVADGCTSGYTVGSPAIAPFVPLTQAFGQGIQVNDEGVVIGRSGDRDARDSGQWGTALRWLGDDTEYGLYFMNYHSRTPTVGTTTAGLSTLAALPGMVAIANGIAPGSGAGLAQSVMLGRGQYYLEYPEDIRLYGASFSTTLPTGTAWTGEISYRPNAPVQVNTNDLTLALLNPIAGGAASPIATSAGADNTGYRRKEITQMQSTLTHFFDQVLGADRLTLVGEAAVVHVGGLESKDKLRYGRDSVYGQYGFNGDTDGFVTATSWGYRARAILDYSNVIAGINFKPNVSWSHDVAGYGPNGLFNEGAKAVSLGVDADYRNTYTASLSYTDFFGGDYNVLEDRDFLALSFGVNF; translated from the coding sequence ATGACAACAATAACAATGCGCGCCATCTTCAAGCCGCAGGCGCTGGCCGTCGCGGTGGCCATGGGCTGCTGTGCCCAGGCGCAGGCCGTTTCATTCAACATTGGCGAGATCGAGGGTCAGTTCGACTCTTCGCTGTCCGTGGGCGCGAGCTGGGGCATGCGCGACGCCGACAAGGATCTGGTTGGTACTGTCAACGGCGGTACGGGCCAATCGTCCACCGGTGACGATGGACGGCTGAACTTCAAGAAGGGCGAGACCTTTTCCAAGATCTTCAAAGGCCTGCACGACCTCGAACTCAAATACGGCGACACCGGTGTGTTCGTACGTGGCAAGTACTGGTACGACTTCGAGCTCAAGGACGAAGGGCGTGAGTTCAAGGACATCAGCGACAGCAATCGCAAGGAAGGCGCCAAGTCGTCAGGGGCGCAGATCCTCGATGCCTTCGTCTATCACAACTATTCCATCGCCGATTTGCCCGGCACGGTGCGCGCCGGCAAGCAGGTGGTCAGTTGGGGTGAAAGTACCTTCATCGGCAACTCCATCAACAGCATCAACCCGGTGGACGTGTCCGCGTTCCGTCGTCCGGGGGCGGAGATCAAGGAAGGCCTGATCCCGGTGAACATGCTGTTCGCCTCCCAAGGGTTGACCGACAAACTCACCATCGAAGGGTTCTACCAACTGGAGTGGGACCAGACGGTGGTCGACAACTGCGGCACGTTCTTCGGCAATGACGTGGTGGCCGATGGGTGCACCAGCGGCTACACCGTGGGCAGCCCGGCGATTGCGCCATTTGTGCCATTGACTCAGGCCTTTGGCCAAGGCATCCAGGTGAACGACGAAGGCGTTGTCATTGGTCGCAGCGGCGACCGTGACGCCCGTGATTCCGGCCAGTGGGGCACCGCGTTGCGCTGGCTCGGCGATGACACCGAGTACGGCCTGTACTTCATGAACTATCACAGCCGCACGCCTACTGTGGGGACGACTACAGCGGGACTCTCCACGCTGGCGGCCCTGCCGGGGATGGTCGCGATTGCCAACGGTATAGCGCCTGGCAGCGGCGCGGGCCTGGCGCAAAGCGTGATGCTGGGACGCGGTCAGTACTACCTCGAATACCCCGAGGACATCCGCCTGTACGGCGCCAGTTTCTCCACCACGCTGCCTACCGGCACCGCGTGGACCGGGGAAATCAGCTATCGCCCCAACGCACCGGTGCAGGTCAATACCAACGACCTGACGCTGGCCTTGCTCAATCCGATTGCCGGTGGTGCAGCGTCACCTATTGCCACCTCGGCGGGCGCGGACAACACCGGCTATCGCCGCAAGGAAATCACCCAGATGCAGAGCACCCTGACGCACTTCTTCGATCAGGTACTGGGCGCCGATCGCCTGACCCTGGTGGGCGAGGCGGCGGTGGTGCACGTTGGCGGGCTGGAGTCCAAGGACAAGCTGCGTTACGGCCGCGATTCGGTCTACGGCCAGTACGGGTTCAACGGTGACACCGATGGCTTCGTGACCGCCACCTCTTGGGGCTATCGCGCCCGGGCGATTCTCGACTATTCCAACGTCATCGCTGGCATCAACTTCAAGCCCAACGTGTCCTGGTCCCATGACGTGGCCGGCTACGGTCCCAACGGCTTGTTTAACGAAGGCGCCAAAGCCGTCAGCCTCGGTGTCGATGCCGACTACCGCAACACGTACACCGCCAGCCTGAGCTACACCGACTTTTTTGGCGGCGATTACAACGTTCTCGAAGACCGCGATTTCCTCGCGTTGAGCTTCGGCGTGAACTTCTGA